One Lachancea thermotolerans CBS 6340 chromosome B complete sequence genomic window, CCTCGtcgctttttcttttctcaatccaaaaactattCTTTCGTACTTCagtactccacgtactccacgcactccacgtactccgcgtactccacgtactccacctactccacgtactccacgtactccacgtactccacgtactccacgtactccacgtactcctCGTAACTATATTTGGGGCACTTCCATCTAGGATATTTGCTCTATCTCCCCTATCTCGGACACTCTTTCACTCAAACACTCCATCTATCTAGAATATCCCACCGTCCCAGACACTCCCAAGAGATACCTATAATCAAGACTCCTGACGGATACTCCCAATTGATACTCCCGGACACTTGGAACAGCTCGGGATACTTGGGGCACTCCCTCTGGTACACCCGCTATATATTAAAGCAACTGTGGAGAAGAACATGATGGCAGATTATTTTGTGGGATACGGCCCCTCAGAGCCCGTTACTGCCTACCTCATATCTGACTACACCCTCACGTATTCAGTGATTACTGGTGCTGTAGACGGTATAGACACAGTTAGAGCACTTCCACAATGAGGGTGTCAGGACACTAGTACTACGCTCACTGCACGAGCTCTACAGCTCCTAGTTGAGGGCTTGGGAAATGGTTCTTTTAATCCTTCAATGAAGTCAATCTACGAGCCCACTTTTCATATTTAGGTGTCAgaatatatttttcaacgtccGTTTGTCTCGATATAGGAACAACTATAAATGCTAGACAGGAAATAGATACACCGCAGTACTCCCTCATCACCCCTCTCCCATGTGAAGTTTTTCTGCAACCGCTCATTCGTAAACCTACCCATACATCTCACGCCCGTACAACCATCTCTGCCTTTTGCTCTATGAACTTCCGTAATAGATGATGTAGTCCCTTGCTCTCAAACGCGGAGTGCCAGAGCAGGAGGGGAAACTATGGATATCCCAAATAGGAGTGTTTCTAATTCGTGGAGGTGACGTTTGGGGGGAGAGAAGTGGGAGGTTTATAGTgagaggagaaggaggatcAGGAGGAGACCTTCTTTTAATACAGCAGGCAGCCCTCCAAGATAAGCCAATTGTTTATCGATAGATATGATTTGTGCAGCCCATATCGCGATCAAGAATGTGCAGCACTTTAACGAAATCCACGCGGGGGGATGGCAAATGGAAAATGGCAAATTGCATGAAAGCGTAAGAATATGAGCCGGGATGGTACCCAGAGTAACCAACGCACGTGACAGGTGAGAAGCAGGTGACAGGAGCATGTGACGAGAGAGTAGCACGtgactgaagaaagacacaCGTGACGCAGGGACAAGTCACGCCACGTTCACACTCtcgaagctcttcatcaaggagCACACAGTTTTGggttttttcaaaaacataaGTTACGGAATGATCCCCCAAGACATAGGTAAAACTCAGAAAAAACCACGAAACTCCCCACTCATGCGCTGGCGCGCATTCGTTATCTTGCAAGGAAATAGAGATTGGAACCTTGCATATCTAAGATTGAGACTTCTGCTTCCAACCAGCTTTTATTTTATTGAACCTTTTGAGAATCCATGTCAGCATGGGATCTTCGTCTGATTGAGTTGTTTCTGCAGTGACATTGTCACCCAGTTTTCTATCCTTTGTAAACAGAATCAACAGAAACAAAGGACCAGTCAAGACGAGGCTTACAAGcattgttttcttttgaacttcccGGTAAGCATAGATCATTTGGGTCCTTTCAGGTGTCCCCCAAGGATACAGTTCTATGAATTCGTACGGAGAAGAGAACGCGGTCGCCGCAAGGCTGCTGTCTTCGAGCCGCTTGTAAAGTTGCTTGTACATTGTCTGCGTCCAAATTGCTCCGGATATAGAGGCTCCAGAAGCACTGCCAATTTGAGCAAACATGAAATAAAGACCGGTAATACTAGCCATGTTTTTGTGAGAGGTCATAGTTTGAAGATTCACAATTAAAGACTGGGTAAAAATTGCACTGCCAGTCCccaaaacaacagaagCGCCAATAATACCACTATGCGAACTGGCTCCACCCCTGTAATGGTAAAAAAGCCCAATGGAAAGTATCCAGAGGCATACCCCAATTATAGAGTAGATCTTTAGTCGTTTTGTGCGGACTACTAGTaagccaaagaaaatagAACCTGTGCATGCAACAAAGGTTGGAAGCCATAAAATCCTTGTGGCCGACTTGCTGGATTCATTAACAGAAACTAACAACACAGGGTACAAATAATCGGAAATTGTAGCATAAATCAGTTTCTCCAATAGCGCTGCTGCCAACGAAGCCCAAACTCCCCGGTCTTTCAATAACTTGAAAGGAAGTACTGCATTCTTGGCAAACTTTATATCccaagccaaaaaaaacataaaTGAAACGAAACCAACGACAATTGTTGCAATAATTCCAGGTTTATTCCAGTCATCGGAAATCCCGCCCGCCAGCGTGAGTGGAACTAGTATACACCCCAGAGAGACAGTGACAAGGGATGTCCCAACAACATCGATATTAGAATAAATGCTCTTTATCCAATACACAATGCGTACGCTTGGTTCTTTATTATCGCCTTGAATTTCTTTCCATTCTGCTGTTTTCGATGCTTGGCGGGTGAAATAGAGCAGGAAAATAATAAAAGGTAAGGCTGATAtgggaaacaaaaaagccCACATTCCTATATCAAATCGCCAGTTCTTCGCGGGATTAGCGGACTGTACGATGTCTCCAGATATCCAGCATATTATAATGCAGGGCCAGGATGTAGcaaattgaaagagtaACCTCCACTTGGATGGCGACAGATCAGATAATACTATTATTAGTAGAATGGACACCCCAACATAGCCTGAGTTGTAAAATGCCGCACCTACTGCATAAGTCCTTATATCACGAGCTTCGCACTGAATAATAGTACCAACAATGTACAGAACTGTACCCACCAAAAACAATTGAAGTCTACCGAAAATATCAGAGAGCTGTGCAAATATAATTTGAGCTGCGATGCTGATTACGCTATTAATAACCTGGATGGTTGAAAGGAGTGCGTGCTCATTGTATGAGCTAGTAGCATATCCCGTATACACAGACCGTGTAATGTAATCCAGGTAGTACCCAAACccacaaagaaaagcagaTGCAAGAAGAGCGGCTCTTGCCGATTTTCCTGAGCACGTTGAGCTCATAATTTCcatttctttgactttcaaaaagccgGATCCCAATTTAGAGCTTTTATTAGAATCTGCTACCGATTCAATATCATGCTCTGTTAcatcaaacttttcttctttgagctcataAGCTTTAATGCCACCAGTGATCATTTTATGATTTGTATTGATGCTACGTAGTATTTTTATTGTGCTAGCCACTCTTATCATGTCATAACAATAAGTCTCGAATTACTCCGAAGTAGGCTACTTAAATGAGTACGGTCGAACAAATCCCATCCTACAAGGTAAATATCATGTTATTGAAGCTCAGTACAATTCCAATCAATATCGATCTCCCAAGTAATAAATCCCGCCTTACCAACTACGTTTTTTTCATCTTAGCTACAGCATGTGCATATTTTTCTTGGAGGTCATTAGTCCGGACTTCAATTTGCACCCTAACAACTTGCAGGGTTATGCAAGAATAAGAAAATGATTCTATAAAAATGATTctaaaaaaattttgatcaACTCGTGAAGAAAAGGAATTTACTGCTAAtatattgaagaaaagcgtAGTTGAAAGGAAAAATTTTGCTCGCTCACTATAAAGCTGCGAGACTGCATTTTGGGAATCCAGGCCACATTAGACCCGAGCAATTacaagcttttttcttAATTAATCCTGCTGAAGTAGCTTTTAACCGCTCATTATGTAACTTGTTAGAAGTTCCCGCCCTTATTTACACAAATTATCACTGTTAGATGTGCAGGGCTTTCATTAGGTATACTCTTCAAaactatttttttgatgagataCGAACGGGTCATTTCGTAACCCTTCGCGTAGAAGGAAAACCAAGAGTTTCGAAAATGGGGTGCATTAGCATTATCAGCTTTAACAGCAAGGAATGTGTCTCTCGTAAGCCGTACAGGCCCTTGATTATCTAACCTAGAGAAGCAGATagcgaagaaaacaacAGCTCAGGAAATTTGGAATGGCATGTGCAGTACCGCCAACATGCTTGCGCTCTCTGTTTGTCAGGTCTCTGTCCGGCTACTTGAGGAAGCAAACCCAGATTGCTATACACATCCTTCCTTAAGCTTAGAGAGCAGTAAAGGTTCCACCTCTTTGACTTTCTTAATTTCTTCTGaaaacattttttttttttcgtcGGAGTTGTAGGAAGTCACACAAGATTTAATTCAACTTGGTTTTTCCGCCAAGCTGCTTAGACACCCAGGTATGCACTGATGAGGAGAGTGAGGACTGAAGTACTTTTCTAATATAATGTGGGTGCTGAACCCGTACTTAATTCTTATTGATTTAGGCCGCTTTACACAAAACAAGTGATGACTGAAATTGAGACTGGCCAAAATTCAGAATACAACAGAAAGATATCTGATGAAACCAAAGACCTGTCTGTCAAACAAAGTGCATGTATCGCTCCTGATGCATCAAAAAGAAACAGAGTTAAGCTCTTCCTGAGTTTGCTTTCTCTGGGGCTTTCCATGTTTGTAACAGCACTAGACGTTCTTATTGTTGGGACCATCATCGATACAGTTTGTACTTCCTTTGGAGACTACACAAAAAGTGGTTGGATTGTTACAGGTTACTCTCTCCCTAATGCCCTCTTTAGCTTGTTGTGGGGTAGGCTGTCGGCCGTACTGGGGCCTAGAATAAGTGTGATAAGCTGTATTATACTATTTGAAACTGGTTCTCTGATATCTGCTCTTGCGAAGTCAATGAATATGTTGATTTCAGGCAGGGTTATTGCAGGGGTTGGTGGTAGTGGGCTCCAAACCCTGAGTTTAGTTATAGGGTGCCAGCTTGTTAACGAAAAATCTCGCCCTTTAGTTTTGTCACTACTGAATTGCACCTTCGCTGTCGCCTCCATTGTGGGGCCATTTCTGGGTGGCGCTTTTACTACACATGTTACTTGGAGATGGTGCTTTTATATCAACCTGCCTATTGGTGGACTAGCGATTGCAAtattcatttttttttacaATCCAGAGGGGGCCGATTTGCTGGAGAAAGGCAGTCAAACGttcaagaaacttttgAGTTATCGTCGCGCCAATCTGTCTCTTAAGCAGCTTTTGGATCAGTTACTATTTGGGTTTGATATTGTATCTTTCGTTCTTTTCACTGCAGGCTGGTTGCTATTTCTTTTGGCTTTAAC contains:
- a CDS encoding KLTH0B00110p (similar to uniprot|P25596 Saccharomyces cerevisiae YCL073C and similar to uniprot|P36173 Saccharomyces cerevisiae YKR106W), with translation MIRVASTIKILRSINTNHKMITGGIKAYELKEEKFDVTEHDIESVADSNKSSKLGSGFLKVKEMEIMSSTCSGKSARAALLASAFLCGFGYYLDYITRSVYTGYATSSYNEHALLSTIQVINSVISIAAQIIFAQLSDIFGRLQLFLVGTVLYIVGTIIQCEARDIRTYAVGAAFYNSGYVGVSILLIIVLSDLSPSKWRLLFQFATSWPCIIICWISGDIVQSANPAKNWRFDIGMWAFLFPISALPFIIFLLYFTRQASKTAEWKEIQGDNKEPSVRIVYWIKSIYSNIDVVGTSLVTVSLGCILVPLTLAGGISDDWNKPGIIATIVVGFVSFMFFLAWDIKFAKNAVLPFKLLKDRGVWASLAAALLEKLIYATISDYLYPVLLVSVNESSKSATRILWLPTFVACTGSIFFGLLVVRTKRLKIYSIIGVCLWILSIGLFYHYRGGASSHSGIIGASVVLGTGSAIFTQSLIVNLQTMTSHKNMASITGLYFMFAQIGSASGASISGAIWTQTMYKQLYKRLEDSSLAATAFSSPYEFIELYPWGTPERTQMIYAYREVQKKTMLVSLVLTGPLFLLILFTKDRKLGDNVTAETTQSDEDPMLTWILKRFNKIKAGWKQKSQS